In one window of Paraflavitalea soli DNA:
- the rimO gene encoding 30S ribosomal protein S12 methylthiotransferase RimO, whose protein sequence is MKTRSLKKDKVNIITLGCSKNMVDSEVLSGQLKANEIDVVHENSRLDHNIVVVNTCGFIDKAKAESINTILDQVELKRKGKLDKVYVTGCLSERYKNNLEEEIPEVDAYFGTMELPLILKQFEADYKAELIGERLLATPKHYAYLKISEGCNRTCSFCAIPLMRGTHVSRPIEQLVAEAERLVQMGVKEVMLIAQELTYYGLDIYKKRMLPELLHKLADVKGLQWIRLHYAYPSKFPLEILDVIRERDNICKYLDMPLQHASDPMLKAMRRQITKAEMDELIVTIREKVPGICLRTTLITGFPGETAQDVEDVKDFLRQHRFDRVGIFTYSHEEGTSAHGLVDDVPQEEKEARAQEIMEVQQEISFEKNQEKVGQTFKVLIDKKESGRYLGRTEFDSVEVDNEVIINSTKRLTPGEFVYVKITKAYDYDLEGEVVAG, encoded by the coding sequence ATGAAAACGAGGTCACTAAAAAAAGATAAGGTCAATATTATTACCCTGGGCTGCAGCAAGAACATGGTAGACAGTGAAGTGCTGAGCGGGCAGCTCAAAGCCAATGAAATTGATGTGGTACATGAGAACAGCCGGCTCGACCACAACATTGTAGTGGTAAATACCTGTGGTTTTATTGACAAGGCCAAAGCGGAATCCATCAACACCATACTGGACCAGGTAGAATTGAAGCGCAAAGGCAAACTGGACAAAGTGTATGTGACGGGTTGCCTGAGTGAACGCTACAAGAACAACCTCGAAGAAGAGATACCCGAAGTGGATGCCTATTTTGGCACCATGGAACTGCCCCTTATCCTGAAGCAATTTGAAGCTGATTATAAAGCCGAATTAATAGGAGAGCGCCTCCTGGCAACTCCCAAACATTATGCCTACCTGAAGATATCGGAAGGCTGTAACCGCACCTGTTCTTTCTGCGCTATTCCGCTGATGCGTGGTACGCATGTAAGCAGGCCCATAGAGCAACTGGTAGCAGAAGCCGAGCGGCTGGTACAAATGGGTGTGAAAGAAGTGATGCTGATAGCGCAGGAGCTTACTTATTACGGACTTGATATTTACAAAAAGCGGATGTTGCCCGAGCTGCTGCACAAGCTGGCCGATGTAAAAGGGCTGCAGTGGATCAGGCTGCATTATGCTTATCCATCCAAATTCCCCCTGGAGATACTGGATGTCATTCGTGAAAGAGACAATATCTGCAAATACCTCGATATGCCGCTGCAGCATGCCAGCGACCCGATGCTGAAGGCCATGCGCCGCCAGATCACCAAAGCTGAGATGGATGAACTGATCGTTACCATTCGCGAAAAAGTGCCCGGCATCTGCCTGCGTACTACGCTGATCACCGGATTTCCGGGCGAAACGGCGCAGGATGTGGAAGATGTAAAAGACTTCCTGCGGCAGCACCGGTTTGACAGGGTAGGTATCTTCACTTACTCACACGAAGAAGGCACATCGGCCCATGGACTGGTAGATGATGTTCCCCAGGAAGAAAAGGAAGCTCGTGCGCAGGAGATCATGGAAGTGCAGCAGGAGATCAGTTTTGAGAAGAACCAGGAGAAGGTGGGGCAAACCTTCAAAGTGCTTATTGATAAGAAAGAATCAGGCCGCTACCTGGGCCGTACAGAGTTTGATAGTGTAGAAGTAGACAACGAAGTGATCATCAATAGCACAAAACGGTTAACTCCCGGTGAATTTGTGTATGTGAAGATCACGAAGGCCTATGACTATGACCTGGAGGGGGAAGTAGTAGCTGGTTAG
- the ftsY gene encoding signal recognition particle-docking protein FtsY yields MGLFNKLFGKKEKETLDQGLEKTKSGFLSKLTKAIAGKSSVDDEVLDNLEEALVSADVGIETTVQIIDRIEKRVAKDKYLNTSELNGILQQEMENILVDAPEAESYTFASTLPAKPYVILVVGVNGVGKTTTIGKLAYNFKKAGKSVLLGAADTFRAAAVDQLTIWSDRVGVPIVKQGMGADPASVAFDTVQSGVSKGADVVIIDTAGRLHNKAHLMDELSKIKRVIQKHIPEAPHEVLLVLDGSTGQNALEQARQFTAATDVTALAITKLDGTAKGGVVLAIANQFKIPVKFIGMGEKMEDLLVFDKHEFVDSLFSLENK; encoded by the coding sequence ATGGGCCTGTTCAACAAATTATTCGGCAAAAAAGAGAAGGAAACCCTCGACCAGGGACTGGAAAAGACCAAGTCAGGTTTTTTATCAAAGCTTACCAAAGCCATTGCCGGCAAGAGTTCTGTAGACGATGAAGTACTGGATAACCTGGAAGAAGCGCTGGTAAGCGCCGATGTAGGTATCGAAACTACGGTACAGATCATTGACCGTATTGAAAAGCGGGTGGCGAAGGACAAATACCTTAACACCAGCGAGCTCAACGGTATCCTGCAGCAGGAGATGGAAAACATATTGGTAGATGCCCCCGAAGCGGAATCCTACACGTTTGCTTCCACATTGCCTGCCAAACCTTATGTGATCCTGGTAGTAGGGGTAAACGGTGTGGGTAAGACCACCACTATTGGTAAGCTGGCCTATAATTTCAAGAAAGCAGGCAAATCTGTATTACTGGGAGCGGCTGATACCTTCCGGGCCGCGGCAGTAGATCAACTCACCATCTGGAGTGACCGCGTAGGTGTACCCATCGTAAAACAAGGTATGGGGGCCGATCCGGCTTCTGTGGCCTTCGATACGGTACAAAGTGGTGTATCCAAAGGCGCCGATGTGGTGATCATTGATACAGCCGGCCGCCTGCACAACAAGGCCCACCTGATGGACGAACTGAGCAAGATCAAACGGGTAATTCAAAAACATATTCCCGAAGCACCCCATGAAGTATTGCTGGTGCTGGACGGATCCACAGGACAAAATGCGCTGGAGCAGGCGCGGCAGTTTACGGCTGCTACGGATGTGACGGCCCTGGCCATCACCAAGCTGGATGGTACGGCCAAAGGTGGTGTGGTACTGGCCATTGCCAACCAGTTTAAGATACCAGTAAAGTTTATCGGCATGGGCGAGAAGATGGAAGACCTGCTGGTGTTTGATAAACACGAGTTTGTCGATAGCCTGTTTAGCCTGGAGAATAAGTAA
- a CDS encoding DUF4295 domain-containing protein, which produces MAKSAKTAIKKDPKLAAEAKNWTKVIRAVRSPKTGAYTFKEAIVHKDKVKEYLAQK; this is translated from the coding sequence ATGGCAAAGTCAGCTAAAACCGCGATCAAGAAGGACCCCAAACTTGCTGCAGAAGCAAAGAACTGGACCAAAGTGATCCGTGCGGTACGCAGCCCTAAAACTGGTGCATATACTTTTAAAGAAGCTATTGTGCACAAGGATAAGGTAAAAGAATACTTAGCTCAAAAGTAA
- the rpmG gene encoding 50S ribosomal protein L33 produces the protein MAKKGSRVQVILECTEHKTSGQPGTSRYITTKNKKNNPERLELKKFNPILKKVTVHKEIK, from the coding sequence ATGGCAAAGAAAGGAAGCAGAGTACAGGTGATCCTGGAGTGCACTGAGCACAAAACCAGTGGTCAGCCCGGTACCAGCCGCTACATCACCACCAAGAACAAAAAGAACAATCCAGAGCGTCTGGAATTGAAGAAGTTCAACCCGATCCTGAAGAAGGTAACGGTTCACAAGGAAATTAAATAA
- the rpmB gene encoding 50S ribosomal protein L28, with amino-acid sequence MARVCQVTGKVPVSGHRVSHSNIKSKRRFLPNLQTKRFFFAEEDKWITLKLSTEGIRTINKNGLNSVVKELRAKGVKI; translated from the coding sequence ATGGCAAGAGTATGTCAGGTAACAGGTAAAGTTCCAGTGTCTGGGCACCGCGTTTCCCACTCGAATATCAAATCAAAGCGCCGTTTTCTGCCTAACCTGCAGACCAAACGTTTCTTTTTCGCTGAAGAAGACAAATGGATTACCCTGAAACTGTCTACTGAAGGTATCCGTACCATCAACAAGAACGGTCTGAACAGTGTGGTAAAAGAGTTGAGGGCCAAAGGCGTAAAAATCTAA